A stretch of Coturnix japonica isolate 7356 chromosome 11, Coturnix japonica 2.1, whole genome shotgun sequence DNA encodes these proteins:
- the DUS2 gene encoding tRNA-dihydrouridine(20) synthase [NAD(P)+]-like, whose amino-acid sequence MTVNTPLCFRGKNILAPMVRVGTLPMRLLALDYGADIVYCEELIDIKMMQCKRVVNEILETVDFVAPNDRVVFRTCERERHHVIFQMGSADAERALAVAKLVESDVAGIDINMGCPKEYSTKGGMGAALLSDPDKIESILTTLVKGICKPVTCKIRILPSVEDTVNLVKRIEKTGIAAIAVHGRKKEERPQHPVHCDVIKAISEAVSIPVIANGGSHDFIKEYTDIETFQKATAASSVMIARAAMWNPSIFRKEGLFPLREVMQDYIKYAVRYDNHYTNTKYCLCQMLREQLETAQGKKLHAAQSTQEICEAFEMSEFYEETTAIFEAKKTSLETKNQVEDDQMEDPDVIKMAVRFDKREYPPQITPKMYLLEWCRKEKHPQPVYETVQRPLDRLFCSVVTVADQKYRSALWDKSKKLAEQAAAIVCLRTLGVPEGKLCEGENHLINKRKREDQERLNNRDHGKDLAEPSHKKANFAEESSDMNVPKMQR is encoded by the exons ATGACAGTGAACACACCGCTGTGCTTCAGGGGGAAGAACATCCTGGCCCCCATGGTGCGTGTGGGGACGCTGCCGATGCGGCTGCTCGCACTGGACTACGGCGCCGACATCGTGTACTGTGAG GAGCTGATTGACATAAAGATGATGCAGTGTAAGAGAGTTGTAAATG AAATACTTGAAACAGTAGACTTCGTTGCACCAAATGACAGAGTTGTTTTCAGAACTTGTGAGAGGGAGAGGCACCATGTCATCTTTCAAAtg GGTTCAGCAGATGCTGAAAGAGCCTTGGCAGTAGCTAAGCTTGT GGAAAGTGATGTAGCTGGTATTGATATCAACATGGGCTGTCCAAAAGAATATTCTACTAAG GGTGGTATGGGGGCAGCACTTCTATCTGATCCTGACAAAATAGAGTCT ATACTGACTACTCTTGTTAAAGGAATTTGTAAGCCAGTAACCTGCAAAATCCGCATTTTGCCCTCA GTTGAGGATACTGTGAATTTGGTAAAGAGAATAGAAAAAACTGGTATTGCTGCCATTGCAGTCCATGGAAG gaagaaggaggagaggcCTCAGCACCCTGTCCACTGTGATGTGATCAAAGCCATATCTGAAGCAGTCTCCATTCCAGTAATAGCAAA TGGAGGATCTCATGACTTCATCAAAGAATATACAGACATTGAGACCTTCCAGAAAGCAACAGCTGCCTCATCTGTAATGATAGCTCGTGCTGCAATGTGGAACCCATCtatcttcagaaaagaaggTCTTTTCCCCTTGAGAGAAGTCATGCAAGATTACAtcaaatat GCAGTGAGATATGATAACCACTATACCAacacaaaatactgtttgtgTCAGATGTTAAGAGAACAGTTGGAAACTGCTCAGGGTAAGaagctgcatgcagcacagtCCACACAGGAAATCTG TGAAGCCTTTGAAATGTCTGAGTTCTATGAAGAGACAACAGCAATTTTTGAAGCTAAGAAAACATCTTTGGAAACTAAGAACCAAGTTGAAGATGACCAGATGGAAGATCCGGATGTCATAAAAATGGCTGTTAGATTTGACAA GCGAGAATATCCACCACAGATTACTCCAAAAATGTATCTTCTGGAATGgtgtaggaaagaaaagcatcctCAGCCTGTTTATGAGACT gtTCAAAGGCCACTAGATAGACTGTTCTGTTCAGTGGTAACAGTAGCTGACCAAAAATACAGATCAGCTCTGTG GGACAAGTCAAAGAAACTAGCAGAACAGGCTGCAGCTATTGTCTGCCTGAGAACATTGGGTGTCCCGGAGGGAAAGCTGTGTGAGGGGGAAAACCACCTGATTAACAAACGCAAGAGGGAAGACCAGGAGCGCTTGAACAACAGAGACCATGGAAAAGATCTTGCTGAGCCTTCCCATAAAAAAGCTAATTTTGCTGAAGAAAGTTCTGACATGAATGTGCCTAAGATGCAACGGTAA
- the DDX28 gene encoding probable ATP-dependent RNA helicase DDX28 — protein MVLRSVAVSAARAVGAEPPDNVVRIPWALRMRLQRGERGRQRGQRRTVEVRPGKLLLRSRRPELNQPRWQTVGRWERPRLVSAGWKHRKARGDYFQLEAVQEAAPALLVSQPQSGQGPLFADMGLRPALLTALHDLSMSRPTAVQRIAIPALRRGRSAVCAAETGSGKTLAYLLPLIDRLLSRPVAPEPELPLVGSWPRQASPLGLVVLPSRELVAQVGAVAEALCRPAGLMVRGVTGGGAAGGLRRQLRAPPPGAAVLLGTPGALRTALRRRFLVLGRLLWVVLDEADTLIEDESFAAPLEEVLAHAPLAAGAPGPGGPGEERTQVVVVGATFPAGLSQMLARFVDVDCFVNLSTQSLHRLPSHVQQKFVCLKGQDKLHELLQLLKERSASSGAVLIFCNSASTVNWLGYMLDDHKIKHLRLQGQMLAAARAGIFASFQKGDVSVLVCTDLASRGLDTSSVQLVVNYDFPNTLQDYLHRVGRVGRVGSKMPGAVVSFVTHRWDVDLVRKIETAARKRAGLPGMDTSINESPPKAG, from the coding sequence ATGGTGCTGCGGAGCGTCGCTGTATCCGCAGCCCGGGCGGTGGGCGCTGAGCCCCCCGACAACGTGGTGCGCATCCCCTGGGCGCTGCGGATGCGGCTGCAGCGGGGAGAGCGGGGCCGCCAGCGTGGGCAGAGACGGACCGTGGAGGTGCGGCCCGGTAAACTGCTGCTGCGGAGCCGGCGGCCGGAGCTGAACCAGCCCCGCTGGCAGACGGTGGGGCGCTGGGAGCGGCCGCGGCTGGTGTCCGCGGGCTGGAAGCACAGGAAGGCTCGCGGGGATTACTTCCAACTCGAGGCCGTCCAGGAGGCGGCCCCCGCCCTGCTGGTATCGCAGCCGCAGTCGGGGCAGGGGCCGCTTTTCGCGGACATGGGGCTGCGGCCGGCCCTGCTGACCGCCCTGCACGACCTCTCTATGAGCCGCCCCACGGCGGTGCAGCGCATCGCCATCCCCGCCCTGCGCCGCGGCCGTAGCGCCGTGTGCGCCGCCGAGACGGGCAGCGGCAAGACGCTGGCCTATCTGCTGCCGCTGATCGACCGGCTGCTGAGCCGCCCCGTCGCTCCGGAACCGGAGCTGCCCTTGGTGGGGTCGTGGCCGCGGCAGGCGTCGCCCCTTGGGTTGGTGGTGCTGCCGTCTCGGGAGCTGGTGGCGCAGGTGGGAGCGGTGGCCGAGGCGCTGTGCCGCCCCGCGGGGCTGATGGTGCGAGGGGTGACGGGCGGCGGCGCCGCGGGAGGATTGAGACGGCAGCTGCGGGCGCCGCCGCCGGGAGCCGCCGTGTTGCTGGGAACCCCGGGGGCGCTGAGGACCGCGCTGCGCCGCCGCTTCTTGGTCCTCGGGCGGCTGCTCTGGGTGGTGCTGGACGAGGCGGACACGCTGATAGAGGACGAGTCCTTCGCAGCGCCGCTGGAGGAGGTCCTGGCTCACGCCCCGCTCGCCGCGGGTGCCCCCGGACCGGGTGGTCCCGGGGAGGAGAGGACccaggtggtggtggtgggggcCACCTTCCCTGCCGGGCTGAGCCAGATGCTCGCGAGGTTTGTCGATGTGGATTGCTTTGTGAACCTCAGCACGCAGAGCTTGCACCGCCTGCCTTCACACGTCCAGCAGAAATTCGTCTGTCTTAAAGGTCAGGACAAGCTGCAtgaactgctgcagctcctcaagGAGCGCTCGGCATCCAGTGGGGCTGTTCTCATCTTCTGCAACAGCGCCAGCACCGTCAACTGGCTGGGTTATATGCTGGATGACCACAAAATCAAGCACCTGAGGTTACAGGGACAGATGTTGGCAGCTGCCAGAGCTGGCATCTTTGCCTCCTTTCAGAAGGGAGATGTGTCTGTCCTCGTGTGCACTGACCTTGCCTCGAGGGGATTGGACACTAGCAGCGTGCAGCTCGTGGTCAACTACGACTTCCCAAACACCCTGCAGGATTACCTACACCGCGTGGGGCGTGTGGGCCGGGTCGGAAGCAAGATGCCCGGAGCTGTGGTTAGCTTTGTAACCCATCGGTGGGATGTGGACCTCGTGCGGAAAATAGAAACTGCTGCCCGGAAAAGGGCAGGTCTCCCAGGCATGGACACTTCTATTAATGAATCTCCACCTAAAGCAGGTTGA